A DNA window from Rhipicephalus sanguineus isolate Rsan-2018 chromosome 8, BIME_Rsan_1.4, whole genome shotgun sequence contains the following coding sequences:
- the LOC119402192 gene encoding venom metalloproteinase antarease-like TtrivMP_A: MLVFVVFAKLVVFTYAASELLVYPTILDERTTASNLVLRLNQDITLNLKRSSVLADELLVATSTAEGNQMELVNTSDIQASLYHDSHHQSSVIVRARDGARQVEGIINHKLRIKPVPEGKRSSQGEMLHKIYEVDVPTKIPINMGNGITRRNISKRELSYDRFAVEVHVISDSVHQKDFRKSEDLIAYFAVLINGVNLRYVDMKKPRIKFMLVGVTRSLDDAYASHLKPGILDMDKSLDGLFKFCARGKVPGKPDVVHLVTGQDMARFENGALDKDYTGLAYQGPPCTKTAVSLSEDIATSYKGVFIMAHELGHVMGSPHDETKQCPWSEGYLMSYVDGGVKKYRLSRCSEERIRDNLKYMPRRCVGILSQTTYMHRYKKFPGQKVSKKHYCKRLLKKYTTADGIFHEKPNDISKKCKMNCCFPIPPNMKNCLEATILDGMECAGGMTCKRGVCGEHAWR, from the exons ATGCTGGTTTTCGTTGTGTTCGCAAAACTTGTCGTCTTCACTTATGCAG CAAGTGAATTGTTGGTATACCCGACTATTCTGGATGAGCGGACGACAGCTTCGAATCTCGTGCTACGGCTCAATCAGGATATTACGCTCAACCTAAAAAGAAGTTCTGTATTGGCCGACGAATTACTGGTGGCCACAAGCACTGCAGAAGGAAACCAGATGGAGCTC GTCAATACATCGGATATTCAAGCAAGTCTGTACCATGACTCACACCACCAATCTTCTGTGATTGTACGCGCGAGAGATGGTGCACGCCAAGTA GAAGGTATCATAAACCACAAGCTGCGGATAAAGCCTGTTCCAGAAGGCAAACGTTCATCTCAAGGTGAAATGCTCCATAAGATATACGAAGTCGATGTACCGACAAAGATTCCTATAAATATGG GAAACGGCATTACTCGCCGAAACATTTCAAAAAGGGAATTGAGCTATGACCGCTTTGCTGTAGAGGTTCACGTGATATCCGACAGCGTGCACCAAAAAGATTTTCGAAAAAGTGAAGATCTGATTGCATATTTCGCTGTCCTCATAAATGGA GTGAACTTACGGTATGTGGACATGAAGAAGCCAAGAATAAAGTTCATGCTGGTGGGAGTCACGAGAAGTTTA GACGACGCCTATGCCAGTCATCTTAAGCCTGGTATTCTCGACATGGACAAATCATTAGATGGCTTGTTTAAATTTTGCGCAAGAGGAAAAGTTCCTGGGAAACCCGACGTAGTGCATCTGGTAACAGG CCAAGACATGGCCCGTTTCGAAAATGGCGCTCTGGATAAAGATTACACAG GACTTGCCTATCAGGGACCTCCATGTACAAAAACAGCCGTTTCCTTGAGCGAAGATATTGCCACTTCATACAAAGGCGTCTTTATCATGGCTCACGAACTGGGACATGT GATGGGATCGCCTCATGACGAAACAAAACAATGCCCCTGGTCCGAAGGATATCTCATGAGCTACGTAGATGGAGGAGTGAAAAAGTACCGACTTTCTCGGTGCAGTGAAGAGAGGATACGAGACAATCTAAA GTACATGCCTCGGAGATGCGTAGGAATACTGTCGCAAACTACCTACATGCACCGTTATAAGAAGTTTCCGGGTCAGAAAGTGAGCAAGAAGCATTACTGTAAGAGGCTTTTGAAGAAATATACAACGGCAGATGGTATCTTCCACGAAAAG CCTAATGACATTAGCAAGAAATGCAAAATGAACTGTTGCTTTCCAATACCCCCTAACATGAAAAATTGCCTTGAGGCTACCATACTGGACGGAATGGAGTGCGCTGGAGGAATG ACATGCAAAAGAGGAGTCTGTGGAGAGCACGCATGGCGTTGA